From Heterodontus francisci isolate sHetFra1 chromosome 9, sHetFra1.hap1, whole genome shotgun sequence, the proteins below share one genomic window:
- the LOC137373557 gene encoding uncharacterized protein, giving the protein MDVANHGLVLLQQLNIQREFGFLCDCTVAVGDIHFKAHRAVLAAFSNYFKMIFIHQSSDYIKVQPADIQPDIFSYLLHLMYTGKGPKQPVDPNRLEEGIRFLHAYNLVHDPGHTGQVFVQHPDVLPLQSPNLYGIQISGSQKVAMRDVQLPGGRSGSSSQGLDPLCQVSVGVPSNIPEHRYARAPVMSAGNQESAVQLGSEDYSPNLSAGSRGSFSTGLQVPGLNFKRGKHHKLYSCHYCGERFSMRSSLRDHLYSHASGSLPHGAPSENRGLGDSQEAGEEAEKPEGLHAPGSDPLLPALDQQDGNSLDEQPPVGLTLTIDASGDTIETSGNFGSAKRRKFACSVCGHSPDTEPSSISPSSSFLPAGGEEVSAGKHQQGANESRDGQMTELEGAFREVFAQYDSVQVHAHYKCHRVGCERVQPDYRRGDKFVHKWLSDRDLTYCERTGVYWLLYEESQGMFCYLCRRHDTQNKQNKTKVFNGTPAVRYKKSALQVHAESQQHAAAVHAELAGRMSEREIAEKEKEEGAALHALFLAAYWLAREDLPTAKLLSVLRLLGEAGLKGATHFRRPDTLQEVFLSLGHVIRSRVVGRIRQASCYGLLSDQVAASAGGDPEDSAALMAFVQYVDPRTAEVLTNFLFVQAMRRRPDSDLSEELAGLISRTVAQLDLPIQRMASLVTDGGEVMTAERVGVAARLRELNPSLIAFHCLCHRLMLAGVSACPDCHYLLRVESYLEQLWELLERSPGLAEAYLSARLDKAMPSGRLRQALMRRLRQACRWRRLFFEASVEGAYNDYAALLRALSRLQDMDAAASGLLDQLRSMRFAGALYILREVSPILAGLSKIFRKGTVNFFTLEPSIKYTVYKLNEAAGSREALARLKADLLPTGRLASADLPLPSLEQEAELGSLLDAYVTAVKTDLQRRFGGSLSLVSAFSIFNPLLVPSPDSPDFADYGQPEIKTLAAHFYREAEGGEAKVNQLLGEWGKLKFDLHTWKNNVPDAVLTDTRVTVTEWCVRRLFTLKSELHRSCTTLLPLAEVSLSMPITNTWSERGFGALRRIEARLRRGRSFASNPSADLLNSLMHISVNGPDFGTSDCTQIVQEAELLFQQQRRRRFGGGTTGAGSSAQEKPLLVSAKLEDAAEACYSEASDVCMQTEQDLEQLQQELDEAVGILQLPVDNDSDSDDSLCD; this is encoded by the exons ATGGACGTGGCCAATCACGGCTTGGTGCTGCTGCAGCAGTTGAATATCCAGCGGGAGTTTGGCTTCCTGTGTGACTGTACAGTCGCTGTTGGGGACATTCACTTCAAAGCCCATCGAGCGGTACTGGCTGCATTCTCCAATTACTTCAAAATGATCTTCATTCATCAGTCGAG TGACTACATCAAGGTGCAGCCGGCCGACATTCAGCCAGACATCTTCAGCTATCTCCTGCATCTCATGTACACGGGGAAGGGCCCGAAGCAGCCCGTCGATCCCAACCGACTGGAAGAAGGCATCCGCTTCCTGCACGCCTACAATTTAGTCCATGACCCGGGTCACACTGGTCAGGTCTTTGTCCAACATCCCGATGTGCTGCCTCTACAGTCGCCCAACCTCTATGGGATCCAGATATCAGGATCCCAGAAGGTGGCCATGCGGGACGTCCAGCTGCCGGGCGGCCGGAGTGGGTCGTCTAGCCAGGGCTTGGACCCGCTGTGCCAGGTGTCGGTCGGAGTGCCATCCAACATTCCCGAGCACCGCTATGCCCGTGCTCCCGTGATGTCGGCTGGGAACCAGGAGTCAGCAGTGCAGCTGGGCTCGGAGGATTACAGTCCGAACCTGTCAGCGGGGTCTCGGGGCAGCTTCTCGACAGGTCTGCAAGTCCCCGGTCTCAACTTCAAACGGGGCAAGCACCACAAACTCTACTCGTGCCACTACTGCGGCGAGAGGTTCAGTATGAGGAGCAGTCTGCGAGATCACCTGTATTCACACGCCAGCGGCTCACTACCTCACGGAGCTCCCTCGGAGAACAGGGGACTCGGAGATTCCCAAGAGGCCGGCGAGGAGGCAGAGAAACCTGAGGGGCTCCATGCACCAGGCAGCGATCCCCTCCTTCCAGCCCTTGACCAGCAGGACGGCAACAGCCTGGATGAGCAGCCCCCCGTTGGCCTGACGCTGACCATTGATGCCAGCGGCGACACGATCGAGACCAGCGGCAACTTTGGCAGTGCCAAGCGAAGGAAGTTTGCCTGCAGCGTTTGTGGCC ATTCTCCTGACACTGAACCCAGCAGCATCTCGCCGTCATCATCATTTCTCCCAGCAGGGGGCGAGGAGGTGTCAGCTGGCAAGCACCAGCAGGGGGCGAACGAGAGCCGGGATGGGCAAATGACGGAGCTGGAGGGTGCGTTCCGTGAGGTCTTTGCACAGTACGACTCCGTGCAGGTACATGCCCACTACAAGTGCCACCGGGTAGGCTGTGAGCGGGTGCAGCCTGATTACAGACGGGGCGACAAGTTTGTTCACAAGTGGCTGTCGGACAGGGACCTGACATACTGCGAGCGGACGGGCGTCTACTGGCTGCTGTACGAGGAGAGCCAGGGCATGTTCTGCTACCTGTGTCGGCGGCACGACACCCAGAACAAGCAGAACAAGACCAAGGTGTTCAACGGCACACCGGCTGTTCGCTACAAGAAGTCTGCGCTGCAGGTCCACGCAGAGTCTCAGCAACACGCGGCAGCGGTACACGCTGAGCTGGCAGGGCGCATGTCAGAACGGGAgatagcagagaaggagaaggaggaaggggCGGCCCTGCACGCCCTTTTCCTGGCTGCCTATTGGCTGGCCCGTGAGGACCTGCCCACCGCCAAGCTGCTGTCGGTGCTGAGGCTGCTGGGAGAGGCGGGGCTGAAGGGGGCCACGCATTTCCGGCGGCCCGACACGCTGCAGGAGGTCTTCCTGTCGCTGGGCCACGTCATCCGGAGTCGGGTGGTGGGCCGGATAAGGCAGGCCAGCTGCTACGGGCTGCTGTCTGACCAGGTGGCGGCCTCGGCAGGGGGTGACCCCGAAGATTCGGCCGCGCTCATGGCCTTCGTCCAGTACGTCGACCCTAGAACGGCCGAGGTGTTGACCAACTTCCTCTTTGTGCAGGCGATGAGGCGCAGGCCAGACTCGGACTTGTCTGAGGAGCTGGCTGGACTGATCAGCCGGACGGTGGCTCAGCTCGACCTACCTATCCAGCGAATGGCCTCGCTGGTGACCGATGGCGGTGAGGTGATGACCGCCGAGCGGGTCGGAGTTGCGGCAAGGCTCCGAGAGCTCAACCCCTCCCTCATTGCCTTCCACTGCCTGTGTCATCGGCTGATGCTGGCTGGCGTCTCAGCCTGTCCTGACTGTCACTACCTGCTCCGGGTCGAGTCCTACCTGGAGCAGCTGTGGGAGCTGCTGGAGAGATCCCCAGGCTTGGCCGAGGCCTACCTCAGCGCGCGGCTGGACAAGGCCATGCCGAGTGGCCGGCTGAGGCAAGCGCTGATGCGCAGACTGCGGCAGGCCTGTCGCTGGCGCCGTCTGTTTTTTGAAGCCTCGGTGGAGGGGGCCTACAATGACTACGCGGCCCTGCTCCGGGCCCTGTCGCGCCTGCAGGACATGGATGCTGCAGCCTCCGGCCTCCTGGACCAGCTGCGGAGCATGCGCTTTGCTGGGGCCCTGTACATCCTGCGGGAGGTCTCACCCATCCTGGCCGGCCTGAGCAAGATCTTCCGCAAGGGAACAGTGAACTTCTTCACCCTGGAACCATCCATCAAGTACACAGTCTACAAACTGAATGAGGCTGCAGGCTCCAGGGAGGCCCTGGCCCGACTCAAAGCCGATCTCCTGCCCACTGGGCGCCTGGCATCTGCTGACCTCCCACTGCCCAGCCTGGAGCAGGAGGCTGAGCTCGGCTCCTTGCTCGATGCCTACGTGACGGCAGTCAAGACCGACCTCCAGCGGAGGTTTGGCGGCTCCCTGTCACTGGTCTCCGCCTTCTCCATCTTCAACCCGCTGCTAGTGCCCTCGCCAGACTCTCCAGACTTTGCTGACTATGGCCAGCCGGAGATCAAGACCCTGGCCGCACACTTCTACCGGGAGGCCGAGGGAGGAGAGGCCAAGGTGAACCAGCTTTTGGGGGAGTGGGGCAAGCTGAAATTCGACCTTCACACCTGGAAGAACAACGTGCCAGACGCGGTGCTGACTGACACCCGTGTGACGGTGACCGAGTGGTGTGTCAGGCGCCTTTTCACACTCAAGAGCGAGCTGCACCGCTCTTGCACCACGTTGCTGCCGCTGGCCGAAGTCTCGCTTTCTATGCCCATCACCAACACCTGGTCCGAGCGGGGCTTCGGGGCACTCAGGAGGATTGAGGCACGGCTCCGCAGAGGCCGATCCTTCGCCTCCAACCCCAGTGCTGACCTGCTCAACAGCCTCATGCACATCAGCGTCAATGGGCCTGATTTTGGCACGTCTGACTGTACCCAGATTGTCCAGGAGGCAGAGCTCTTGTTCCAGCAGCAGAGACGCCGCAGGTTTGGCGGAGGGACAACAGGCGCGGGATCATCGGCGCAGGAGAAGCCACTCCTCGTCTCTGCCAAGCTGGAGGATGCAGCCGAGGCCTGCTACTCCGAGGCCTCAGACGTCTGCATGCAGACTGAGCAGGACCTGGAGCAGCTCCAGCAGGAGCTGGATGAGGCGGTTGGCATCCTGCAGCTTCCCGTTGACAACGACAGCGACTCGGACGACAGCCTCTGTGATTGA